A window of Hyphomicrobiales bacterium contains these coding sequences:
- a CDS encoding peptidylprolyl isomerase — MVRMDDLENTLVMETTAGTVKIKLRPDLAPNHVNRIKELSREGFYDGVVFHRVIEGFMAQGGDPTGTGTGGSDKPDLAAEFNDGHHGRGACSMARSQSPNSANSQFFICFGDASFLNGQYTYWGEVIEGMENVDNIKRGEPVSDPDKIITSRVAADL; from the coding sequence GTGGTAAGAATGGACGACTTGGAAAACACTTTGGTAATGGAAACAACGGCTGGCACAGTGAAAATTAAACTGCGCCCAGATTTGGCTCCAAACCACGTAAACCGGATCAAAGAATTGTCCCGTGAAGGATTTTATGACGGCGTGGTTTTCCACCGTGTTATTGAAGGCTTTATGGCACAGGGCGGCGACCCAACAGGCACAGGTACTGGCGGTTCAGACAAACCTGATCTTGCAGCAGAATTTAACGATGGCCATCATGGCCGTGGTGCTTGTTCTATGGCACGCTCTCAGAGCCCGAACAGTGCGAACTCACAGTTCTTCATCTGCTTTGGCGATGCGTCATTCCTCAACGGTCAGTACACCTATTGGGGTGAAGTGATTGAAGGCATGGAAAATGTCGACAACATCAAACGCGGTGAACCTGTATCTGACCCTGATAAAATTATCACATCACGGGTTGCAGCCGACCTCTAG
- a CDS encoding DUF4166 domain-containing protein encodes MILNNHTAEEIKQFNQPEDSALHNDFRSLVEGGWQNVHPTVRARMDRLLTSPSATVFRGTGCVRRSLIGGVFAHLSRLLGAPLVWKQGENVTTTVSVEPTRNGLRCWHRQFTFPDGSNQLVQTTKVVTKDQGLMDAVGAQGEKMLHTKMRIWTEGKSLCFESTGYFLRFLSFNMPVPSILTPGKLFAEHRDEGDGKFRYIMAFNHPIWGETFYQDGIFELIETAQA; translated from the coding sequence GTGATTTTGAACAACCACACGGCTGAAGAAATAAAACAATTTAATCAACCTGAAGACAGCGCCCTTCACAATGATTTCCGTTCCTTGGTGGAGGGAGGCTGGCAAAATGTGCACCCGACAGTTCGCGCACGAATGGATAGATTACTGACGTCGCCATCAGCCACAGTGTTTAGAGGAACAGGCTGTGTAAGGCGCTCTCTGATTGGGGGCGTATTCGCACATTTAAGCCGATTGTTGGGAGCGCCTCTTGTCTGGAAACAAGGGGAGAATGTAACAACGACTGTGAGTGTGGAGCCAACAAGAAATGGCTTAAGGTGTTGGCATAGGCAGTTTACCTTTCCTGATGGTAGTAACCAGCTTGTTCAGACGACAAAGGTGGTCACGAAGGACCAAGGGTTGATGGATGCTGTGGGTGCCCAAGGAGAGAAAATGCTGCATACAAAAATGCGCATCTGGACCGAAGGTAAAAGCTTGTGTTTTGAAAGCACTGGATATTTTCTGCGTTTTCTAAGCTTTAATATGCCGGTGCCGTCAATTCTCACTCCAGGCAAGTTGTTCGCTGAGCACCGTGATGAGGGGGATGGAAAATTTCGTTATATAATGGCATTTAATCACCCCATTTGGGGCGAAACGTTTTATCAAGACGGTATCTTCGAATTGATTGAGACGGCCCAAGCATAA
- the gyrA gene encoding DNA gyrase subunit A has product MSDQETENPSGDLPSGVEGISIIDEMKRSYLDYAMSVIVSRALPDVRDGLKPVHRRILYSMHENGYDWNKPYRKSARVVGDVIGKYHPHGDSAIYDALVRMAQHFSLRLPLADGQGNFGSVDGDPPAAMRYTEIRLEKVAHQLLDDIDKDTVNFQENYDNSEMEPTVLPAKFPNLLVNGSGGIAVGMATNIPPHNLGEVISACKAYIEDPAIEIEGLMEYVPGPDFPTGGQILGRSGIRSAYNTGRGSVVMRGRVEVEEIRKDRDALIISEIPYQVNKASMIEKIAELVRDKRVEGISDIRDESDRSGMRVVVELKRDAVPDVVLNQLYRFSPLQSSFGCNIVALNGGKPEQMNLLDLVRAFVNFREEVVTRRTKFQLNKARERAHVLVGLAIAVANIDEVIALIRNAPDPATARAGLMERRWPAKDVAPLVELIDDPRHSLETDGTYMLSEEQARAILDLRLQRLTALGRDEIDEELNKLGAMIRDFLEILGSRARVMAIITNELTEISEEFATPRRTEILEGGADLEDEDLIQREDMVITVTHGGYIKRVALDTYRAQRRGGKGRSGASLKDEDFVTRLFVENTHTPILFFTSRGIVHKMKVWRLPLAAPNARGKALVNLLPLQPDERITTIMPLPEDEESWDSLGVMFATNRGTVRRNKMSDFVSVNRNGKIAMKLDEDMDILGVEPCSENDDVLLTTARGQCIRFQVTDVRVFQSRDSTGVRGINLADGDEVISMSVVRHVDATPEERTLYLKQKRLIEGVADDAPSDEDEAAASGQLDTERYANLSAAEEYLLTLSVNGYGKRSSLYEYRVSGRGGKGIAAMTVSARNGDVVGSFPVEESDQIMLVTDAGKLIRVPVDGIRVAGRSTQGVTVFSTADDERVVSVERISDVGDDDDAEDDAEGGAPEGSPDGNPEAGNETPAAE; this is encoded by the coding sequence TTGTCAGACCAAGAAACTGAAAACCCTTCAGGCGATCTCCCAAGCGGTGTTGAAGGCATTTCCATTATTGATGAGATGAAGCGCTCTTATCTTGATTACGCCATGAGCGTGATCGTTAGTCGTGCTTTACCAGATGTGCGTGATGGCTTGAAGCCTGTTCACCGTCGTATTCTCTATTCTATGCACGAAAATGGCTATGACTGGAACAAGCCATATCGCAAGTCTGCGCGTGTTGTTGGTGATGTGATCGGTAAATATCACCCCCATGGTGATAGCGCGATTTATGACGCTTTGGTGCGCATGGCGCAGCATTTCTCGCTTCGTTTACCGTTGGCAGATGGTCAAGGTAACTTTGGCTCTGTGGATGGTGATCCACCAGCGGCGATGCGTTACACGGAAATTCGTCTTGAAAAGGTCGCTCATCAGCTTTTGGATGACATCGACAAAGACACAGTCAATTTCCAAGAAAACTACGACAACTCCGAAATGGAACCGACGGTTCTACCGGCAAAATTCCCGAACCTTTTGGTCAACGGGTCTGGCGGCATCGCGGTTGGTATGGCGACCAATATTCCGCCGCACAATCTGGGTGAAGTGATTTCGGCGTGTAAGGCTTATATTGAAGACCCTGCTATCGAGATTGAAGGCTTGATGGAATATGTGCCGGGTCCAGATTTCCCAACAGGTGGGCAAATTCTTGGCCGTTCTGGCATTCGCTCTGCTTATAATACGGGCCGTGGTAGCGTTGTTATGCGTGGCCGTGTTGAAGTGGAAGAAATTCGCAAAGACCGCGATGCGCTGATTATTTCTGAAATTCCGTATCAGGTGAACAAAGCCAGCATGATCGAGAAGATCGCTGAATTGGTGCGTGATAAGCGGGTTGAAGGCATTTCAGACATTCGCGACGAGAGTGACCGCTCTGGTATGCGTGTTGTTGTTGAGTTGAAGCGCGATGCGGTGCCTGATGTGGTGCTGAATCAGCTTTATCGCTTCTCGCCGCTGCAATCTTCATTCGGTTGTAACATTGTAGCCCTTAATGGCGGCAAGCCTGAGCAGATGAACCTGCTTGATTTGGTGCGCGCTTTTGTCAATTTCCGCGAGGAAGTGGTTACACGCCGTACAAAATTCCAGCTTAATAAAGCGCGCGAACGGGCGCATGTGTTGGTTGGTTTGGCGATTGCGGTTGCAAACATTGATGAAGTGATTGCGCTCATTCGTAATGCGCCTGATCCAGCAACGGCGCGTGCCGGATTGATGGAACGCCGTTGGCCTGCGAAAGACGTCGCGCCATTGGTTGAGCTTATCGACGATCCGCGCCACAGCTTGGAAACAGATGGCACCTATATGCTGTCAGAAGAACAAGCCCGCGCGATCCTCGATCTACGCCTCCAACGCCTCACAGCGCTTGGTCGTGACGAGATTGATGAAGAGCTGAATAAGCTCGGTGCGATGATCCGTGATTTCCTTGAAATTCTCGGCTCTCGCGCACGTGTTATGGCGATCATCACGAACGAACTTACTGAAATTTCAGAAGAATTCGCAACGCCACGCCGTACTGAAATTCTCGAAGGTGGTGCAGATCTTGAAGATGAAGACCTGATCCAGCGCGAAGATATGGTGATCACTGTTACCCACGGTGGTTACATTAAACGCGTGGCACTTGATACGTATCGTGCGCAGCGACGTGGCGGTAAGGGGCGTTCGGGTGCTTCGCTCAAAGACGAGGATTTTGTAACCCGTCTGTTTGTTGAAAATACCCACACACCAATCTTGTTCTTCACATCGCGCGGCATTGTTCACAAGATGAAAGTCTGGCGTTTGCCTCTCGCTGCTCCTAATGCGCGCGGTAAGGCACTGGTCAACTTGCTTCCTCTGCAACCAGATGAGCGGATCACCACGATCATGCCGCTGCCAGAAGATGAGGAAAGCTGGGATAGCCTCGGTGTTATGTTCGCGACAAATCGCGGTACTGTGCGCCGTAATAAAATGTCTGACTTCGTGTCGGTCAATCGCAACGGTAAAATTGCGATGAAACTTGACGAAGACATGGATATTTTGGGCGTAGAACCGTGCTCTGAAAATGATGATGTCTTGCTCACAACCGCTCGCGGTCAGTGTATTCGCTTCCAAGTAACCGATGTGCGGGTGTTCCAAAGCCGTGATTCAACGGGTGTTCGCGGTATCAATCTGGCTGATGGCGACGAAGTTATCTCTATGTCAGTGGTGCGCCATGTGGATGCAACACCGGAAGAACGCACCTTGTACCTCAAGCAAAAACGCTTGATTGAAGGGGTCGCTGACGATGCGCCATCTGATGAGGATGAAGCAGCAGCATCTGGTCAACTAGATACAGAACGCTATGCAAACTTGAGTGCTGCTGAGGAGTATCTGCTGACACTTTCAGTCAACGGATATGGCAAACGAAGCTCACTTTATGAGTATCGCGTCTCAGGCCGTGGCGGCAAAGGTATCGCTGCCATGACAGTTTCTGCACGCAACGGCGATGTGGTTGGTTCCTTCCCAGTTGAAGAGAGTGACCAAATTATGCTGGTAACTGATGCTGGTAAACTCATCCGCGTACCTGTTGACGGCATTCGCGTTGCGGGTCGATCAACACAAGGTGTCACGGTCTTCTCAACAGCAGATGACGAGCGCGTTGTCTCTGTAGAGCGGATTTCTGATGTTGGTGATGATGACGATGCAGAAGATGATGCTGAAGGCGGCGCACCAGAAGGTAGCCCAGATGGCAACCCAGAAGCTGGAAATGAAACCCCTGCTGCTGAGTAA
- the queA gene encoding tRNA preQ1(34) S-adenosylmethionine ribosyltransferase-isomerase QueA, whose translation MRVDLFDFDLPEEAIALRPARPRDEAKLLVVNPHKEDALSDHSVLDLVGFLREGDALVFNDTKVIPAQLEGKRVRSGPKGPIEAKIALTLHMRTGANEWKAFARPAKKLEIGDRLVFADLEATVSEKVDGGEVTLSFSKASAELDAAIASVGHMPLPPYIALKRGEDEQDAADYQTIYANKAGAVAAPTAGLHTTERLLEKVKAKGVSCHFLTLHVGAGTFLPVKVDDTETHKMHAEIGEISPEVAASLNTVRANGGRIIAVGTTSLRLLESASDETGTIQPYHDATDIFITPGYQFRAVDMLMTNFHLPRSTLFMLVSAFCGLETMQTAYSHAISSGYRFYSYGDASLLWRADLPDNLR comes from the coding sequence ATGCGTGTCGATTTATTTGATTTCGATCTACCGGAAGAGGCCATTGCGCTGCGCCCTGCGCGGCCGCGCGATGAGGCGAAGCTTTTGGTGGTCAATCCTCATAAAGAAGATGCCTTGAGTGATCATAGTGTTTTGGATTTGGTTGGCTTTTTGCGTGAGGGTGATGCGCTTGTGTTCAACGACACGAAAGTCATTCCAGCACAGCTCGAAGGTAAGCGCGTTCGCTCTGGTCCCAAAGGGCCGATTGAAGCGAAGATTGCCTTGACCCTTCACATGCGAACAGGCGCTAACGAATGGAAAGCCTTCGCGCGACCTGCCAAGAAATTAGAAATTGGTGATCGTCTGGTTTTTGCCGATTTGGAAGCAACTGTGAGCGAGAAGGTAGACGGCGGCGAGGTGACGCTGAGCTTTTCGAAAGCCAGCGCGGAGCTTGATGCAGCCATTGCGAGCGTCGGACATATGCCATTGCCGCCTTATATCGCGTTAAAACGCGGTGAAGATGAGCAGGACGCAGCAGATTATCAAACGATCTATGCCAATAAGGCGGGCGCGGTTGCAGCGCCGACGGCGGGGCTTCATACAACCGAGCGCTTGCTTGAGAAGGTGAAAGCCAAAGGCGTATCTTGCCATTTTCTCACCCTTCATGTGGGTGCGGGTACGTTTTTGCCAGTGAAGGTTGATGATACCGAAACTCATAAAATGCATGCGGAGATCGGCGAAATTTCACCTGAAGTCGCGGCGTCTCTTAATACGGTGCGAGCTAATGGTGGGCGGATTATTGCGGTTGGTACCACAAGCTTACGTTTGCTTGAGAGTGCGAGCGATGAAACCGGCACCATCCAGCCTTATCATGATGCGACAGATATTTTCATTACACCTGGATATCAATTTCGCGCGGTGGATATGTTGATGACCAATTTTCATCTCCCGCGATCAACTCTCTTTATGTTGGTATCTGCCTTTTGCGGGCTTGAGACCATGCAAACAGCTTACAGCCATGCGATCAGCAGCGGCTACCGTTTTTACTCTTACGGCGACGCATCGCTTTTATGGCGTGCAGATTTGCCGGATAATTTGCGATAG
- a CDS encoding NAD(+) synthase, which translates to MSKSRNFYNLHEHGFLRVATATPNVVVADPVSNGAATLELLEKAHDDNVSLVIFPELGISGYTLDDLFFQDAVLDACEAALGELVEASLKLAPVFVVGMPLRVHSLLYNVAVTVHRGVVLGVTPKMYLPNYREFYEHRQFTAGTNINANTVLLAGQEAPFGDDLIFQASDIADFTFGVEVCEDVWVPVPPSSYTAMAGAHIIANLSASNVTVGKSDYRHALCRVHSARNYCAYLYSAAGRGESTTDLAWDGHAMIYENGALMGESERFSLEPQLVSADIDLERLRQERMRHTTFADCAGHEGYKAVRRISFALKPNRQEDLGLRRPLDRFPYVPNEDAKLDELCFEAYNIQVAGLAKRLKSASIDKIVVGISGGLDSTQALLVAVQAFDELSISRKNILAYTLPAFATSTKTKSSAWDLMTALGVTASEIDMEPVSKQTLSDIGHPYAEGEKLYDVTFENVQAGARTATLFRLANHHNALVLGTGDLSELALGWCTYGVGDHMSHYNVNGSVSKTLIQHLIRWVSVSERFGKDASSVLERILDTEISPELVPASDDNNDKPAQRTEDYIGPYELQDFNLYYISRFSLKPSKVAFLAMHAWGDKKQGHWPPHMEDDAKNEYSLKIIRKWLRVFLWRFFQTSQFKRSAVPNGPKVASGGSLSPRGDWRAPSDSSSAVWIKQLEDNVPDK; encoded by the coding sequence ATGTCAAAAAGCCGCAACTTCTATAACTTACACGAACATGGCTTTTTACGTGTGGCAACGGCAACGCCCAATGTTGTGGTGGCTGATCCTGTTTCTAATGGCGCGGCAACGCTCGAGCTTTTGGAAAAGGCACATGATGACAATGTAAGTCTCGTGATTTTTCCAGAGCTTGGCATTAGCGGCTATACGCTCGATGATCTCTTCTTCCAAGATGCCGTGCTGGATGCGTGTGAGGCAGCGCTCGGAGAGCTTGTCGAAGCGAGCTTAAAGCTTGCCCCCGTCTTCGTTGTCGGCATGCCGCTGCGCGTTCATTCGCTGCTTTATAATGTCGCCGTAACAGTCCACCGCGGCGTTGTCTTAGGCGTCACACCTAAAATGTATCTGCCGAATTACCGCGAGTTTTATGAGCATCGCCAATTCACAGCAGGCACAAACATCAACGCAAATACAGTCTTGCTCGCGGGACAAGAAGCGCCGTTCGGCGATGATCTCATCTTCCAAGCAAGCGATATCGCAGACTTCACCTTTGGTGTTGAGGTTTGTGAAGATGTTTGGGTGCCTGTGCCGCCGTCGTCTTATACAGCAATGGCAGGCGCGCATATCATTGCCAACCTATCCGCAAGCAATGTGACAGTTGGAAAATCCGACTACCGCCATGCCTTATGCCGCGTGCACTCTGCCCGCAATTACTGTGCTTATCTCTATTCCGCAGCAGGCCGAGGTGAATCCACCACCGACCTTGCTTGGGATGGTCACGCCATGATTTATGAAAATGGCGCTTTGATGGGTGAATCAGAACGCTTCTCCCTTGAACCACAATTGGTAAGTGCGGATATTGACCTTGAGCGGCTACGCCAAGAACGTATGCGCCACACAACCTTTGCTGATTGTGCAGGCCATGAAGGGTACAAGGCGGTTCGTCGCATTTCCTTTGCTTTGAAGCCCAACCGTCAAGAAGATTTGGGCCTTCGTCGTCCTCTGGACCGTTTTCCTTATGTGCCAAATGAGGATGCGAAACTGGATGAACTGTGTTTTGAAGCCTACAACATTCAAGTGGCAGGTCTTGCAAAACGGCTAAAGTCGGCCTCGATCGACAAAATCGTTGTCGGCATTTCTGGCGGACTTGATTCAACACAAGCGCTATTGGTTGCAGTTCAAGCCTTTGATGAATTGAGCATCAGCCGCAAGAACATCCTCGCCTATACCCTGCCCGCTTTTGCAACATCCACTAAGACGAAATCATCAGCATGGGATTTGATGACGGCGCTGGGGGTTACAGCGTCAGAAATTGATATGGAGCCAGTTTCCAAACAAACGCTTTCAGATATTGGCCACCCTTATGCTGAGGGTGAAAAACTCTATGACGTGACCTTTGAAAACGTGCAAGCAGGTGCCAGAACGGCAACATTGTTCCGCTTGGCAAACCATCACAATGCTTTGGTTCTTGGTACGGGTGATCTATCAGAACTCGCCCTTGGTTGGTGCACTTACGGTGTGGGCGACCATATGAGCCACTATAACGTCAATGGTTCAGTCTCTAAAACGCTTATCCAGCACCTCATCCGCTGGGTCTCAGTGTCTGAGCGATTTGGCAAGGATGCATCAAGCGTGCTTGAACGTATTTTAGATACGGAAATTTCGCCTGAACTCGTGCCCGCAAGTGATGATAACAACGACAAACCAGCGCAACGCACCGAAGATTATATCGGCCCTTATGAGTTGCAAGATTTCAATCTTTATTACATCTCCCGCTTTTCGCTGAAACCGTCAAAGGTCGCGTTTTTGGCGATGCATGCGTGGGGAGATAAGAAGCAAGGCCATTGGCCGCCGCACATGGAAGATGATGCAAAGAATGAGTATTCGCTCAAAATCATCCGAAAATGGCTGCGTGTGTTCTTGTGGCGCTTCTTCCAAACCAGCCAGTTCAAGCGCTCTGCTGTGCCTAACGGGCCGAAAGTAGCCTCTGGCGGCTCACTGTCACCGCGCGGCGATTGGCGTGCACCCTCAGATAGTTCTTCGGCTGTTTGGATTAAGCAGTTGGAAGATAACGTTCCAGACAAATAA
- the coaD gene encoding pantetheine-phosphate adenylyltransferase yields the protein MKRIAFYPGSFDPVTNGHVDVLVQSVALADEVIVGIGVHPGKKPLFSFDERVQMIADVVAETPALAKATINVVSFDNLLVDAAASQGASIVVRGLRDGTDLDYEMQMAGMNGAMAPDITTVFVPASPEVRPITATLVRQIAGMGGEISSFVPVSVKKALQQKFA from the coding sequence ATGAAACGGATTGCATTTTATCCTGGGTCATTTGACCCTGTAACCAACGGCCATGTTGATGTGCTTGTGCAGAGCGTTGCGCTGGCTGATGAAGTGATTGTTGGCATTGGTGTGCATCCAGGTAAAAAACCTCTCTTCAGCTTTGATGAGCGCGTGCAAATGATTGCAGATGTGGTGGCTGAAACGCCAGCATTAGCAAAAGCCACGATCAACGTTGTTTCCTTTGATAATCTACTCGTCGATGCAGCTGCCTCACAGGGGGCTTCCATCGTTGTTCGCGGCCTGCGTGACGGCACCGATTTAGATTATGAAATGCAGATGGCGGGTATGAATGGCGCAATGGCACCTGACATCACCACTGTTTTTGTGCCAGCAAGCCCTGAAGTTCGCCCCATTACTGCCACGCTTGTGCGTCAAATCGCAGGTATGGGTGGAGAAATCTCGTCATTTGTGCCGGTATCGGTCAAAAAAGCCCTCCAACAAAAATTTGCCTGA
- a CDS encoding MarC family protein — translation MPIEWLINSFTTLFVIMDPIGLAPIFLALTMGMSNADRRAIAWRASLVSAVILILFALVGGAFLETLGISLPAFRIAGGLLLFWTAFEMIFEKRVERKTNAAERTVSKSDIQNLAVFPLAIPLMAGPGAISATVLIASGQSGWIGLGYLIGLILVIVAICYVVFLASTGIDRFLGDMGRTLLSRLLGVILSALAIQFIADGVIAIAGAV, via the coding sequence ATGCCAATCGAATGGCTCATAAATTCCTTTACAACACTGTTTGTGATCATGGACCCAATCGGCCTTGCGCCGATATTTTTAGCCCTGACAATGGGTATGAGCAATGCAGATCGACGGGCAATTGCTTGGCGTGCGTCTTTGGTATCTGCCGTAATTTTGATTTTGTTTGCGCTGGTAGGCGGCGCATTCCTTGAAACACTCGGCATTTCCCTACCCGCATTTAGAATTGCAGGTGGTTTACTGCTGTTTTGGACCGCCTTTGAGATGATTTTTGAAAAGCGGGTGGAACGCAAGACCAATGCGGCTGAACGCACTGTCAGCAAGTCAGACATTCAAAACCTCGCGGTCTTCCCGCTCGCCATCCCGCTCATGGCAGGACCGGGCGCGATTTCAGCAACTGTGCTTATTGCATCAGGGCAAAGCGGATGGATCGGCCTTGGCTATTTGATCGGCTTGATTTTGGTCATCGTCGCGATTTGTTACGTGGTCTTTCTAGCATCGACCGGAATTGACCGCTTTCTCGGCGACATGGGCCGCACGCTGCTCTCCAGACTGCTCGGCGTTATATTGTCCGCCCTCGCCATCCAGTTCATCGCTGATGGCGTTATTGCAATTGCTGGGGCTGTTTAG
- the tgt gene encoding tRNA guanosine(34) transglycosylase Tgt, with protein MSVPFSFNLKATDGNARRGEVVTHRGNIRTPAFMPVGTVATVKAMYPNQVRDLGADVVLGNTYHLMLRPGAERMARLGGLHKFMNWPHPILTDSGGFQVMSLATLRKLTEQGVTFKSHIDGSKHEMTPERSIEIQCLLGSDIQMQLDECVGLPSEFDDIERAMELSLRWAERCKVAFGDRPQQAMFGIVQGGDNEKLRERSALALKGLDLKGYSIGGLAVGEPQEVMMSMLDVTCPLLPTDKPRYLMGVGTPDDLMKAVARGVDMFDCVMPTRAGRHGQAFTRFGKVNLKNARHAEDHRPLDDQADCEASSGYSRAYLHHLVRANEALGGMLLTWNNLAYYQTLMQGARDAIEQGRFADYYNECREGWERGDIDPL; from the coding sequence ATGAGTGTTCCTTTTTCATTCAATCTCAAAGCAACAGATGGCAATGCACGTCGCGGTGAGGTAGTCACCCATCGCGGAAACATTAGAACGCCCGCGTTCATGCCCGTTGGTACAGTTGCGACCGTCAAGGCGATGTATCCAAATCAAGTGCGTGATCTTGGTGCCGATGTGGTGCTGGGTAATACCTATCACTTGATGCTTCGCCCTGGTGCTGAGCGGATGGCGCGGCTTGGCGGGCTTCATAAGTTTATGAATTGGCCGCATCCTATTTTGACGGATTCAGGCGGTTTTCAGGTGATGTCCCTTGCCACCTTGCGTAAGCTCACGGAACAAGGTGTTACCTTTAAATCTCATATTGACGGTTCCAAGCACGAGATGACGCCAGAACGGTCTATCGAAATTCAATGTCTGCTTGGGTCAGATATTCAAATGCAGTTGGACGAATGTGTCGGACTTCCAAGTGAGTTTGATGACATTGAACGCGCTATGGAACTCTCCCTTCGTTGGGCGGAGCGTTGTAAAGTTGCTTTTGGTGATCGCCCGCAACAAGCGATGTTCGGCATCGTCCAAGGCGGTGACAACGAGAAGCTGCGCGAACGCTCGGCACTCGCATTAAAGGGGCTGGACCTTAAAGGCTATTCCATCGGCGGGCTTGCGGTTGGTGAACCGCAAGAGGTGATGATGTCTATGCTTGATGTCACATGCCCGCTGCTACCAACAGATAAACCCCGTTATCTCATGGGTGTTGGAACGCCGGATGATTTGATGAAAGCGGTCGCGCGCGGCGTGGATATGTTTGACTGCGTTATGCCAACACGGGCAGGGCGCCACGGACAAGCCTTTACACGCTTTGGCAAGGTGAACCTTAAAAACGCCCGCCACGCAGAAGATCACCGCCCACTGGATGATCAAGCCGACTGTGAAGCATCAAGCGGTTATAGTCGTGCTTACTTGCATCATTTGGTTCGTGCCAATGAGGCGCTGGGCGGAATGCTTTTGACGTGGAATAATTTGGCTTACTACCAAACCCTGATGCAAGGCGCGCGTGATGCTATCGAGCAGGGCCGTTTTGCTGATTATTATAATGAGTGTCGCGAAGGCTGGGAACGCGGTGATATTGACCCGCTTTAG
- a CDS encoding single-stranded DNA-binding protein, whose translation MAGSVNKVILVGNLGADPEIRRTQDGRPIANLSIATSESWRDKNTGERRDKTEWHRVVIFSEGLCKVAENYLRKGSKVYLEGQLQTRKWQDQQGQDRYSTEVVLQGFSSNLTMLDGRNDNQGGGGGGGDYGGGGQVGYGGGGGQMGGAAAGGAAMGSPAPMGGPADDMDDEIPF comes from the coding sequence ATGGCTGGTAGTGTCAATAAAGTAATTCTGGTTGGTAATCTGGGTGCGGACCCTGAAATTCGGCGTACACAAGATGGTCGCCCTATCGCTAATCTAAGCATTGCGACCAGTGAGAGCTGGCGTGATAAAAACACTGGTGAGCGTCGTGATAAAACCGAATGGCACCGTGTTGTGATTTTCTCAGAAGGTCTTTGTAAAGTGGCTGAAAACTACTTGCGCAAAGGCTCTAAAGTGTACCTTGAAGGTCAATTGCAAACGCGCAAATGGCAAGACCAGCAAGGCCAAGACCGCTATTCAACTGAGGTTGTTCTGCAAGGCTTTAGCTCAAACCTAACAATGCTTGATGGTCGTAACGACAATCAAGGCGGCGGCGGCGGTGGTGGTGATTATGGCGGCGGCGGTCAAGTTGGCTATGGCGGCGGCGGTGGCCAAATGGGCGGCGCTGCAGCTGGTGGAGCCGCTATGGGTTCTCCTGCTCCAATGGGCGGTCCTGCTGATGATATGGATGATGAAATTCCATTTTAA
- a CDS encoding peptidylprolyl isomerase, whose translation MLKILKTASAAALSLAFVSVAHVQAFAKDIWVLQTTEGKVEIELLADVAPKHVQRVKELTAEGFYNGIVFHRVLEGFMAQGGDPTGTGSGGSNKPDLPAEFSNVPFDRGIVGAARTQNPNSANSQFFIMFNEGHFLNNQYTVFGRVISGMDAVDALERGQGQGGVVPVATRDKITKATIVSK comes from the coding sequence ATGCTAAAAATTTTGAAGACGGCCTCTGCCGCAGCCCTCTCATTGGCGTTTGTATCTGTAGCCCACGTGCAAGCATTTGCGAAAGATATTTGGGTATTGCAAACAACCGAAGGTAAGGTTGAAATTGAACTTTTAGCTGATGTTGCGCCAAAGCATGTGCAACGCGTTAAAGAGCTGACTGCTGAAGGTTTTTATAACGGTATTGTTTTTCACCGAGTATTAGAAGGTTTCATGGCGCAAGGTGGCGATCCAACTGGTACTGGCTCTGGTGGTTCTAATAAACCTGACCTTCCTGCCGAATTTAGCAATGTTCCGTTTGATCGCGGTATCGTTGGTGCGGCTAGAACGCAAAATCCAAACAGCGCGAACTCGCAGTTCTTCATTATGTTCAATGAAGGTCATTTCTTGAACAACCAATACACAGTATTTGGGCGCGTTATCAGTGGCATGGATGCGGTTGACGCACTTGAACGCGGCCAAGGGCAGGGTGGCGTAGTGCCAGTAGCAACGCGCGACAAAATCACGAAGGCAACTATTGTCTCAAAATAA